The sequence below is a genomic window from Lycium ferocissimum isolate CSIRO_LF1 chromosome 9, AGI_CSIRO_Lferr_CH_V1, whole genome shotgun sequence.
GACTCATTGCAGTACCTAAACCTTTCGTATAATTCACTTACAGGCCAGCTTGAACAACTTCATTTCAACAGTCTAGTTTATCTTGATCTCAAATTCAACTTCCTTTAGGGTGCACTACCTTCATCCATTTGTAACATGAGCCGCCTTAGGTTTCTAGATTTATCACGCAACAACTTCAGTGACTCGATTCCAATTTGCTTGGGTAGCATGGCTAAGCTAACGGTGCTAGACTTCAGAAGGAATAATTTCAGCGGGAGTCTTCCATCGTTATGTACTCAAAGCACTTCATTGACGACCATTGTCTTGAATGGTAATCAATTCGAAGGACCGGTTCCTGTGTCTTTACTTAATTGTCATGGATTAGAAGTCCTCGATGTGGGGAATAACGCTGTAAATGACACCTTTCCAGCCTGGCTAGGAACTCTCGAAAAGCTACAGGTCCTTATATTAAAGTCAAACAAGTTCTGTGGACCTATAAGTACTTGGCATGCTAAGTTTTGCTTTCCCAAGTTGCGTGTTTTCGATATTTCTCATAACGAATTCAATGGCTCATTGCCTGCAAAACTATTCGAAAAATTCACAGCAATGATCAAATTGGATGACGCACACAAAGGCACAATTGAGTATATGAAAGCACATCTATCATTGTTTAACATAATGTATGAGGATTCAGTGAGCTTGGTGATCAAAGGTCAGAATATTCAGCTAGAAAGAATCACTACTATTCTTACAGCCATGGATTTATCAAGCAACCATTTTGAAGGTGTGGTTCCGGAAGCTATAAAAGATCTTGGCTCACTTTGGCTACTCAATTTATCCCATAACAATCTCAGAGGAAATATTCCAATGGAACTGGGCCAATTGACTATTCTTGAAGTGTTAGATCTCTCTTGGAATCGGCTTACTGGAAAAATTCCACAAGAATTGACAAGGCTAACATTTCTGGCAGTCTTAAACCTCTCTCAGAATGTTCTTGCTGGACCGATTCCTCAAGGTTCACAATTTGATACATTCTCAAGTGACTCATACAGTGGCAACCTTGACTTATGCGGTCCTCCTTTATCAAAGCAATGTGGAACGAGTGATCCATCGCATGTTCCTCAACCATCacaggaagaagaagaagacgagtCATATTTTTTAAGTGGATTTACCTGGGAATCAGTAGTCATAGGCTACAGTTGTGGACTCGTTGTTGGAACTGTTGTGTGGAGCCTCATATTTAAAGCTGGTAAGCCAAAATGGTTTGTGGAATTTTTTGAAGGCATTTTTCCCAAGAAAATGAGAAGGTCAATAAAGAGAAGTCGGAGACGACGGACTTAATTGAAGATCGAAAGAGCCAACTTGTCCTTGTTTGCAACTATCCTATGATTATTATGCTTTAGTCTGTGTTTAGTTTGTTGTATGACTGAACTTTTctgtttctctttttctcttttaaattttcagtgaacttttctttttctgtttttctcctttttaataTCTGTttattgtttttatatgttaaataacaacttaattGTATGTTTTTGTTTCTCTCCAACTTAATTGGACATGAAAGCAACTTTTAGATGTAAGTAAGCAAAAAGTTAAGCACGATTGATATTCGAGCAATAAGTTAGACGAGAAGATTCTTGCCACAAGAACTTTTACGCACATAGCTGCTACCTAGTTGTTGACAGAAGTGATCCCCACAGACATTCATTACTACAATAAAACAGGAAAAAGCATCTGCTTCAAAATTGCCTGCATAgagaaaaaaacgaaaaaacaAATGTTGATTGTCCTCACAAAAATGTAGCTATAGAGTGACGGAAAGGAGCAATGATATTTTCAGAGATAGCATCATTTTCTTGCTCTGACAGTAAAGGGAAAAGGTTTCGATGTGTTGACATTTCCATGTTCTGCGTAGGTATATGTATAATTGCACGATTGCAGTAACACAATTGCCAGAGTTTTCATCTTAAACAGTTGATAGTGTTGGTTTTTCAAGTAAACATAAAAAACTGGAATTCTCagtttcaaatatttcataaatttacaTCACATATTTTACTTATTCCAAATGGATGATCCTCTTTAGAAATGTTGTAGCTTTCAATAGGCAATAGGCTCATTAACGTAGCTGCTAGAATCGTTTCCAAGATCCAGAATAAGGTCATAAGAATCGTTTCCAAGATCCAGAATAAGGTCATAAACAGTCACTTTATATGCATTCATAATGAACAGTACGACAAATTCATTATCTAAGACCTTAGGTTACAAggttgtggcaagtggaagcaacaaaagcaaaaaagaagacACATGAAAGACAACATATTTGGGATGGCAAGGTGACAGGTGAATTTGTTCCAAGGTACCTACCTATGCGACTAGCAAAGCAAAATCATATGACAGTGGCAACAACTTTAACAAGATTCAACAAATCCAAGAAGAAGTGATGAACTA
It includes:
- the LOC132032048 gene encoding receptor-like protein 9DC3 gives rise to the protein MAKLTVLDFRRNNFSGSLPSLCTQSTSLTTIVLNGNQFEGPVPVSLLNCHGLEVLDVGNNAVNDTFPAWLGTLEKLQVLILKSNKFCGPISTWHAKFCFPKLRVFDISHNEFNGSLPAKLFEKFTAMIKLDDAHKGTIEYMKAHLSLFNIMYEDSVSLVIKGQNIQLERITTILTAMDLSSNHFEGVVPEAIKDLGSLWLLNLSHNNLRGNIPMELGQLTILEVLDLSWNRLTGKIPQELTRLTFLAVLNLSQNVLAGPIPQGSQFDTFSSDSYSGNLDLCGPPLSKQCGTSDPSHVPQPSQEEEEDESYFLSGFTWESVVIGYSCGLVVGTVVWSLIFKAGKPKWFVEFFEGIFPKKMRRSIKRSRRRRT